CCAACACGGTGTTCTCATGTTCAGGGTCCGCTCCTTCGGGATCCCCTGAGTTCTCCAACATCTGCTTGTACTGACTCTTAAAAATTTGTTATGGAGTAAAACTCACGTTTCTTACGTCACTGGAAGTTCAagacctgtaattttacgtgtGCACACGACAGTGAAATACGTGTCACTGTCGTGTGCACAATATAGCCAAACAATACACTGTAGATCCACACAAAACCATAACAGGGCGCACTGCTGCGGCAGTCTTTCAGAAACAAAGTTAGCAACCCCAGATAGAGAAGAGAATATTGGCAGCAGTAACTGTAAAAGGTAGAATGCTTTACTGGATGTGGGTCATGCTGAACGATATTCAGCTGAGTGTTCTGTGTGCTGGCTGGAGGGTAAATAAAAGGACCTCACATCCGGTTGGACATTTATTTTATCTTCATATGAAAGTACAACTCTAGTATCAGTGCTCAAGGACAGTACCATTGTGTGCATTACAATTGTGCTGTGGAGGAAAGGGGTAATTGGAACCCAAGTAATGTAAACAATTATCATGAAGCCACACAACAACAGGCAAGGGCAACATGGCCTTTTTCTTTACACAAGATCATAATATTGCATAAAATTCATTGAATGAAACAAACCGAGCAAGCAGGACAAGTACAACACGCGTAACTTCACTTCACAAGGCAAAACAAAAGAAGTAGCAAAAGAGATTTCAGGTTTTGGTTTTAAGGATCGGGTATTCTTTTTAAGAGTGGCTAATTCAAACAAGTGCATCAGACAGGAGGAATctagatgttttttttacatgctcTAGTCTAAAGTATAGCAAGCACATCCAAACAAAAGACCTTTGAAGGGTTCATCTCCACTTTTATGGTTCTCATTGTGAGttagaggatgggggaggatgtggggaggagggggcggcaTGGAGGGGTGGAGTTAGGTGACAACAAATGAACAGGTATCTAAGCCAGAGCACCATCCAGGTGACAATCAggggattggagagagagacaaacccatcgtctccccccctctctccctccccctctctccctcccctctctccctcccctctctctccccctctctctccccctctctccctccccctgtttccgtccgccccccccccccccgcccccttcctcCCAAACACCTCACCCTTCCACTCTGCTCCATGATGCCCTGATAATCCCTGTGGCTGTCCCAGCACGGCTCCCCTCAGATGGAACCAGAGCCTGTCCTGACGTCATGCTGCCCCATCCAGGTCTAAACTGTTTCCTCTGTGATCCCCCCGACTTCTTCACCCCCCCGACTGCGTTCGTTCCCCAGGGTGGCTGCCATCATAGCCCCCCCCCATCTGTTTATGTGACGACGGGAAGCACCTTCAAAGAAACATCTGTATCTATGCAGGGGGTAGGATGGACACACAGTGTGACTCTAAGAACCGAGAGGTGACTGAGATCCGAGGCCTCAGAACACACAGCAGTCCATTAGTGTCTCATAAGAACTTGCCAGTAGATGAGGGAGAGCTGGTGACCTGTCCCATGTCTCACTGGTGACCTGTCCCATGTCTCACTGGTGACCTGTCCCATGTCTCACTGGTGACCTGTCCCATGTCTCACTGGTGACCTGTCCCATGTCTCACTGGTGACCTGTCCCATGTCTCACTGATGCTGGCGTTGGATTTAAGGGGCTGTGCTGAGAAACATCAATGGAGATGAGCTTTGAAAGACTAGGCTTGATCAGTGATGGGTTAAAGTCAGCTTATACATAGATTGGACCACAGTTGTGTACATTACCGTTACTGTATAGCAGCCTTTCCAGTGAGCTCTGTTAAAACATGCCGTTTTATACTTGCTGAGTCACAATCATGGACTCAGAGAGGATGTACAGTAAGCTGCCTTTTGAAAGAGGTCTAGTTTCACACAATCATATCACTTACTGATTATGACAGGCTTTCACATTCAAGATTCAAAACATTGCTAAGACTATTCTGTGATGTGGTTATTATTGTATGCGGTTGTAAAAAATATACAGAATACACTATTTTTCACAAACTTTTACCCAAAATCATCCACAGTATTCATTCTGATGGATAAACTACACAAATTGAAATGCAAGCATGCATTTCAATCAAGATATGACCTTCTCTAAAGGCCTTTTCCTCAGTAGGCATTGATGAGCAACACGATCAATAAACGATCAAAGCTGTGACAGGAATGGGCCTCCACCCTCTGCTTTTTAATTACAACTATTAGTACTATACTACTACTAACTATTGAGCAGATTGCTGTTCTCAATGCTTTAAAACAAATGCAGTCACTATGTAGTAAAGCCAAAGTCAAGATCTCACACGTTCGTTCAGAAACGATTTGCATGACTTTTGTGCTACATTTGCTTGCTAATAGAGCCACACCGCTCAGGATGGAAATGTACTGGCCGacacacatgtgtgtttgtgccgaCCATCAGTCTGCTGTTTGGTTTGTTTAGCTGGACTGACcccacaggggaggaggggggtagagagtgTTTGAATAGCGTGGTCTTCACTCCCTGTGCTTAGACAGCAAACCTTCATTTAAGGCCCCATCGAGTTGCAGTTCATGAAATATAAACACAAGCGTTAACAGCTGTGGTTTGCTATTCTGAGTTTGCTGTAGCGGTGAAGGGCTGATTTCTCTGCTCCATTAGTTGTGCTCAGCAAGCCTGACGTGACAGTGATTTGGGCAGGTGGACTGTTTGCTCTTCCAGAAAGATCAATGGAGATCCACAAACTGCAGCTACTAACTCTCCACACTCCTGTCTTTGCGTTATCAACAAAGtttgataaaaaaatacaaattggGTTTCCTTTTGAATATTTAACATGATTAGAGTCGACTCACATTGTAATGAATTCTGTCTGTCCTTCATTACCATGCTACCCATCACACTGTAGCTCACTGGCTGCACACAAAACCAAAAGGATCTTCCCCCCTCCCAAAGATAACATGTACCATGCTTGGGCGAAGAAGAGCACTCATTTTGTGATCCACTGACAGTGTCAATAATAAATACTGTGTCACGTTTGTTAATTTCCGTGAAGAATAACATGATAAATAACAAGTTCaatggtaaaaaaataaacaaaaaaacaagtttgGCCCTTGGAGAATGCTCAGAGGATGATTGGCGTGCTGTCCGAGGACAGGGCTGGAATGCACAGGGTGGTTCAGAGGGCGTAAGTGCTTCAGGGCCGTGGGAGTAGGGTCAGTTAGACAtacaggggaaggagggggtcaCATAGTCTGGCTCTCCTTGCATGCTCCTGGCGGTAGGGGGGTGGAGTCTGGCTGGGGGCGCTTGGTCCCGCTTGACAGCGAGGAGGTGGAGGCGTGGGCGGGGGCCCGCTGGTGGGGGAGGGTGCGTCGGGGGTGCAGCGCCCCGCCCTTCAGCAGCAGGACGTCCCGCACGGCGGCACGAAAGGGCTTGGAGACGAAGCAGTAGAGGAAGAAGTTGACGGCGGTGTTGAGCATGGCCAGCATGTTGGACAGGTCGTAGGCCAGGTGGACGCGCCAGTCCCTGTAGACGGAGGAGACGTAGCGGTGGTACATGATCACCGCCGTCCTGGGAGCCCACAGGACGGAGAAAACGGAGGTGATGGCCAGCAGCATGGCCGTGGTCTTCCCCAGACGCCTCGCCGGCGCCGCGCGGGGGCCGTACTCCTCCTGACAGCACGGCTGCCTCTGGCGAGCTCGCAGCCGGCGGATGATGAGCGAGTTCAGAACCAGGAAGGTGCCGCAAGGCAGGAAGTAGATGATGGTCACGTGCGTCCAGATCAGGGCCGTGTCCAGCGGCGTGGGCGGGCGGCTGACCCGCCACATGTCCGACCACCAGAAAAACGGCACGCCCGACGCCAGCGCCAACAGGAAGACGGCGGCGATGATCCTGCGCGCCCGCTCCGGGTAGCTGATCtggcggtggaggagggggtggcacAGCGCCACGTAGCGGTCGACCGTGAGGGGGACGGCGGCCCAGATGGAGGCGTGGTTAGCGGCGAACTCCAGGGCGCTGacggagtggaggaggagagcggggaCCTCGCGGTGGAACACGGCCGTCTCCAACAGGAAACCCACGAAGATGATGAAGAGCTGGGACAGGATGTCAGACGCCGTCAGCGCTAGCAGGTAAACGTACAAAGCCTTCTGGGTGCGGGCTGCAAGCCTGGACAAGGCCACCGCCGTCAAAATGTTTACTGACAGAGAGGgaacgagaggaggaggagagaacgtgAAAAAAGAGGCCTCGGCTCCTGGTCATGAGTGCAACACCATACAGATCCTGTTTAGCTCTTCAGGCTAGGTAGATATTTCTACAGCATGTTTGAGGTAGTATTTTCAGTAGAAGAAAATCCCAGCGCATTGATTTCAAATGCTTCCAGTACAGTATGTCTTGTGTACAGTACGTCTCATGTTGTCTTAAAGCAATCAATGTTACCTCTGTTCATGAGACAGCTCATCAACGAGAAGCCATCCTCCCCTCACAATCCCAGTCTGTCTCAGATCCGGTACCACCCCTTTCCCTCACCTCACTACATCAATCCCCCCTGGGGGCAATTACTCCACTGTGGCCTGGGTGTATCCGTGAGGTCATTGCGTTGCTTCGCAGTGAgtgaacccctccctc
This DNA window, taken from Hypomesus transpacificus isolate Combined female chromosome 13, fHypTra1, whole genome shotgun sequence, encodes the following:
- the gpr142 gene encoding probable G-protein coupled receptor 142 isoform X1, whose amino-acid sequence is MIDWPNVTVVSHPEHSLKPEEIHRSKCVLGFFPVVYYSALLCVGVPVNILTAVALSRLAARTQKALYVYLLALTASDILSQLFIIFVGFLLETAVFHREVPALLLHSVSALEFAANHASIWAAVPLTVDRYVALCHPLLHRQISYPERARRIIAAVFLLALASGVPFFWWSDMWRVSRPPTPLDTALIWTHVTIIYFLPCGTFLVLNSLIIRRLRARQRQPCCQEEYGPRAAPARRLGKTTAMLLAITSVFSVLWAPRTAVIMYHRYVSSVYRDWRVHLAYDLSNMLAMLNTAVNFFLYCFVSKPFRAAVRDVLLLKGGALHPRRTLPHQRAPAHASTSSLSSGTKRPQPDSTPLPPGACKESQTM
- the gpr142 gene encoding probable G-protein coupled receptor 142 isoform X2, producing MSCLMNRVNILTAVALSRLAARTQKALYVYLLALTASDILSQLFIIFVGFLLETAVFHREVPALLLHSVSALEFAANHASIWAAVPLTVDRYVALCHPLLHRQISYPERARRIIAAVFLLALASGVPFFWWSDMWRVSRPPTPLDTALIWTHVTIIYFLPCGTFLVLNSLIIRRLRARQRQPCCQEEYGPRAAPARRLGKTTAMLLAITSVFSVLWAPRTAVIMYHRYVSSVYRDWRVHLAYDLSNMLAMLNTAVNFFLYCFVSKPFRAAVRDVLLLKGGALHPRRTLPHQRAPAHASTSSLSSGTKRPQPDSTPLPPGACKESQTM